One genomic region from Acetonema longum DSM 6540 encodes:
- a CDS encoding DUF1540 domain-containing protein, with the protein MANPVVRCTVDECAHYKAGDQCMAAQISVYNQGETGHSRDRQDTQCKSFHSRKTVGDLVGSLHNANVMGTVTAAFMDGTQITPNVECFVNNCHHWETNNRCRAESIQVSGPNAGKTDDTDCETFSPK; encoded by the coding sequence GTGGCTAATCCAGTTGTAAGATGTACTGTGGACGAATGTGCCCACTATAAGGCCGGCGACCAGTGCATGGCAGCCCAAATCAGCGTATATAACCAAGGGGAGACCGGGCACTCCCGGGATAGACAGGATACTCAGTGCAAGTCGTTTCATTCCCGAAAAACAGTCGGTGATTTGGTGGGCTCTTTGCACAATGCGAATGTAATGGGAACCGTCACGGCTGCTTTTATGGACGGGACCCAGATCACACCCAATGTGGAATGTTTCGTGAATAACTGCCATCACTGGGAAACCAATAACCGCTGCAGGGCTGAAAGCATCCAGGTTTCCGGGCCTAATGCCGGGAAAACCGATGATACAGATTGTGAGACATTTTCCCCGAAATAA
- a CDS encoding diguanylate cyclase, giving the protein MFFFPTRPISGSKYLLPLLLAVIGLTVLQTLPHLAIPDPFAHAAHRLLEFSGVILGFITFFITWYGTNRRNNLQTTTISLVILCVSILDAAHLLSCLNLAGPVAEGQISGNLLWSAARLIWTLGLLYALILTNGQNHSISGNMLLYATILLVVAIAVNIYISAMIWPQILNLYQILIVCTPYLSIAVQLLLLLLLQQKQPHFRVTHLFSRAVSFAVLTDYCFFLSSQSPDLVTFIGHVCQVAAHYYLLRAMYDITIKKPYEDVSQIKEEMEALADNNAKLYEQSEKQRNMIEDTLAKIGMIITSQLDLQDTYDAIVDIVADMMHARQSSIALLHQDRSTLEVAATYGISSPPEFIPMENSLAEQVLADKTALYIDDVSLDPKIFRPQLVFSEIRSIICAPLINDQQIIGVIEAYSHEKAGFSEHDARLLKALGHYAGAAITAAKLYRETQVRLEEEQYLQQITQISVATIDPDTILTQSLNHLKNALHADIGLGFLYNASNNSMTLKASIGYPCPFPEFNLDQYPQLTSLLRDVKPVKGSIDMLPFMCADCTQNPMQNMLILPLSVDHRILGMLILGRSLPSSASLPYRMSFAELLAQQIALGLEKAHLYNQVKSMALSDGLTGLANRRNFDLFLETELRRAASLRRPLSLIMFDLDKFKNYNDTYGHPVGDKLLTQIGDILRQNVRGIDFPARYGGEEFSVILPECSNAEALAIAEKLRQIVAASQFPDNSGGNTGRITASQGVATYDPLVMTAAPSPEQIIASADKALYQAKQGGRNLVVNAALVG; this is encoded by the coding sequence TTGTTTTTCTTTCCAACCCGACCAATATCCGGCAGTAAATATCTTCTACCGTTACTGCTAGCCGTAATCGGTTTAACGGTATTACAGACACTTCCCCATCTAGCGATTCCTGACCCGTTTGCCCACGCCGCCCATCGATTGCTGGAATTTTCCGGCGTAATATTGGGATTTATCACTTTTTTCATCACCTGGTACGGAACCAACCGGCGCAATAATCTGCAAACCACAACCATTAGTTTGGTTATATTATGCGTGAGCATACTGGATGCCGCTCACTTACTGTCATGCCTGAACCTGGCCGGCCCTGTCGCGGAAGGTCAAATCAGCGGCAATCTGCTCTGGTCGGCGGCCCGATTGATCTGGACGTTAGGCCTTTTATACGCGCTCATCCTGACCAACGGCCAAAATCACTCCATCTCAGGCAACATGCTATTATACGCCACTATTTTGTTAGTTGTGGCCATTGCCGTCAACATCTATATCAGCGCCATGATCTGGCCCCAGATTCTCAACCTGTATCAAATCCTGATCGTTTGTACACCGTATCTCAGCATTGCCGTTCAGCTTTTGCTTCTTCTGTTACTACAGCAAAAGCAGCCCCATTTTCGCGTGACTCACTTATTTTCCCGGGCAGTATCTTTCGCTGTTCTAACCGACTATTGCTTCTTTCTGAGCAGCCAGTCGCCGGATCTTGTCACCTTCATCGGCCATGTATGCCAAGTAGCCGCGCACTATTATTTGCTGCGGGCCATGTATGACATTACCATTAAAAAACCCTATGAGGATGTCAGTCAAATTAAAGAAGAAATGGAAGCGCTGGCCGACAATAACGCCAAGCTATACGAGCAATCGGAAAAACAGCGCAACATGATCGAGGATACCCTGGCTAAGATCGGGATGATTATCACTTCCCAGCTGGATTTACAGGATACCTACGATGCTATTGTCGATATTGTGGCGGATATGATGCATGCCCGGCAAAGTTCTATCGCCCTGCTGCACCAGGACCGGTCCACTTTGGAAGTGGCGGCCACTTACGGCATCAGTTCCCCGCCGGAATTCATACCCATGGAAAACAGCCTGGCCGAGCAAGTTCTGGCCGACAAGACCGCCCTTTATATTGATGATGTTTCCCTGGACCCGAAGATCTTTCGCCCGCAATTAGTTTTTTCGGAGATTCGTTCGATCATCTGCGCTCCCTTGATCAATGACCAGCAAATTATCGGGGTCATTGAAGCCTACTCCCATGAGAAGGCAGGCTTCAGCGAACATGACGCCCGTTTGCTGAAGGCGCTGGGTCACTACGCCGGAGCAGCCATCACCGCGGCAAAGCTGTATCGTGAGACTCAGGTAAGACTGGAAGAAGAACAGTATCTGCAGCAGATTACCCAAATCTCCGTAGCCACCATTGACCCGGATACCATCCTGACCCAAAGCCTGAATCACCTTAAAAATGCACTGCACGCAGACATCGGGTTGGGATTTCTTTACAACGCGAGCAATAACAGTATGACCCTCAAAGCCTCTATTGGCTATCCCTGCCCGTTTCCCGAGTTTAACCTGGACCAATACCCGCAGTTGACCTCTTTGCTGCGAGACGTTAAACCGGTCAAGGGATCCATAGATATGCTCCCGTTCATGTGTGCAGACTGCACGCAAAATCCCATGCAAAATATGTTAATCCTACCTTTGTCAGTGGATCACCGCATATTGGGCATGCTGATTCTAGGCCGCAGCCTGCCCTCCTCCGCCAGTCTTCCCTACCGCATGTCTTTTGCTGAACTGCTGGCGCAGCAAATCGCTTTGGGACTGGAGAAAGCCCATTTATACAACCAGGTAAAATCCATGGCCTTATCTGACGGTCTTACCGGTCTGGCCAACCGGAGAAATTTCGATCTTTTTCTGGAAACCGAGCTGCGGCGCGCCGCTTCCTTACGGCGGCCCCTGAGTCTGATCATGTTTGATCTGGATAAATTTAAAAATTACAATGACACCTATGGGCATCCTGTCGGAGATAAACTGTTGACTCAGATTGGCGATATCCTGCGGCAAAACGTCCGGGGCATTGATTTTCCCGCCCGTTACGGCGGCGAAGAATTCAGCGTCATCCTGCCAGAATGCAGTAATGCCGAGGCATTGGCCATCGCCGAAAAGCTGCGTCAAATCGTAGCCGCCAGCCAATTTCCCGATAATTCCGGCGGCAATACCGGCCGGATTACCGCCAGCCAAGGTGTGGCAACCTATGATCCTCTGGTCATGACCGCGGCGCCAAGTCCTGAGCAAATCATCGCCTCGGCGGATAAAGCCCTGTATCAGGCCAAACAAGGCGGCCGTAACCTAGTAGTCAACGCCGCACTAGTTGGATAG
- a CDS encoding ABC transporter permease yields MLAFIVRRFMSTLVVLFVIITATFLLMHSIPGGPFTAERNLPPAVLKNIEERYHLNDPLGKQYIDYITNMLQGDLGPSFKYESRTVNEIIAEGFPVSAELGVLAVGLAVLLGIPAGIISALKHNQWPDYLAMFLGTIGISVPNFILSTLFIYIFALKLELLPAAMWGGLEYMVLPAFALAGLPTAFIARLTRSSMLEVLGQDYIRTARAKGLSKWLIVYRHALKNALIPVVTYLGPLIAAVFTGSFVIETIFAIPGLGRHFVTSIYNRDYTVILGVTVFYSALLVFLNFLVDMAYIWLDPRIKLDTGKEE; encoded by the coding sequence TTGCTGGCTTTCATTGTACGGCGTTTTATGTCCACGTTAGTCGTTCTGTTCGTTATTATCACAGCGACCTTTTTGCTGATGCACTCTATACCGGGTGGTCCGTTCACTGCGGAGCGCAACCTGCCGCCGGCGGTTTTAAAAAATATTGAGGAACGCTACCACCTGAATGATCCCTTGGGAAAACAGTATATTGACTACATAACAAACATGCTCCAAGGCGATTTGGGCCCATCTTTCAAATATGAATCCCGTACTGTCAATGAAATCATTGCTGAAGGATTCCCTGTTTCGGCGGAGCTAGGTGTTTTGGCGGTAGGACTGGCCGTGCTGCTTGGTATTCCGGCAGGTATCATATCCGCCCTAAAGCACAATCAATGGCCGGATTATCTGGCCATGTTTCTGGGTACCATCGGGATCTCCGTGCCTAACTTCATCCTGTCCACTCTGTTCATCTATATTTTTGCCCTAAAACTGGAATTATTGCCTGCAGCCATGTGGGGAGGACTGGAGTACATGGTCCTGCCGGCATTTGCTCTGGCCGGCCTGCCGACTGCCTTCATCGCCCGCCTGACTCGCTCCAGCATGCTGGAGGTTTTGGGTCAGGATTATATCCGTACCGCCCGAGCCAAAGGCTTATCCAAATGGCTGATTGTATACCGGCATGCTTTGAAAAACGCCCTGATTCCGGTGGTGACCTATCTGGGACCTCTGATTGCCGCCGTGTTTACCGGCAGTTTTGTCATCGAAACCATCTTCGCCATTCCCGGTCTGGGCCGTCATTTCGTCACCAGCATCTACAACCGGGATTACACAGTCATCCTGGGAGTAACTGTGTTCTACAGCGCATTGTTGGTCTTCTTAAACTTTCTGGTGGACATGGCCTATATATGGCTGGATCCGCGGATTAAACTAGACACAGGAAAGGAGGAATAG
- a CDS encoding ABC transporter permease: MAVPTRDLFKPIDCITDASYRLSRPSTTYWQDSWRRLKENKAAMLGLYLIMFIILLAVIGPILSGYSYSDQNLEMANQPSSSQYWFGTDNLGRDMFTRVLYGARISLSIGIVASLINLTIGVIYGGISGYFGGRVDSIMMRIVDILYGIPLLLYVILLMVVLKPGLTNIFIALGFVYWLRMARMVRGQVLALKEQEYILAARLIGASSWRIILRHLIPNSMGPIIVTMTLAIPEAIFTEAFLSFIGLGVSAPMASWGVLASEGVNSLRSYPFQLFYPAVAISVTMLSFNFLGDGLRDALDPRMRK; encoded by the coding sequence ATGGCTGTTCCAACTCGCGATTTGTTTAAACCGATCGACTGTATTACTGACGCCTCCTATCGTCTCTCCCGACCCAGCACAACCTACTGGCAGGATTCCTGGCGGCGTCTGAAAGAAAATAAAGCGGCCATGCTTGGCCTCTATCTTATTATGTTTATCATCCTTTTGGCCGTTATCGGGCCTATATTGTCCGGTTACTCTTATTCCGATCAAAACCTGGAGATGGCCAATCAGCCGTCGTCCAGCCAATATTGGTTCGGCACCGACAATCTGGGGCGCGATATGTTCACTCGGGTACTGTATGGCGCTCGAATTTCCCTGTCTATCGGCATTGTGGCCAGCCTGATCAACCTGACCATCGGCGTCATTTACGGCGGGATTTCCGGCTATTTCGGCGGCCGGGTAGACAGCATCATGATGCGGATCGTAGATATCTTATACGGCATTCCCCTGCTGTTATATGTCATCCTGCTGATGGTTGTGCTGAAACCGGGACTGACCAATATTTTCATCGCCCTGGGATTTGTATACTGGCTGCGTATGGCCCGCATGGTCCGGGGACAAGTCCTGGCACTGAAAGAACAGGAATATATTCTGGCGGCCCGCCTTATTGGCGCCAGTTCCTGGCGTATCATTCTCCGGCATTTGATTCCCAACAGCATGGGCCCGATTATTGTGACTATGACCCTCGCCATTCCGGAAGCCATCTTCACGGAAGCCTTTTTAAGCTTTATCGGATTGGGCGTGTCAGCCCCCATGGCCAGTTGGGGAGTTTTGGCCTCGGAAGGGGTCAACTCGCTCCGCTCCTATCCTTTCCAACTCTTTTATCCGGCAGTGGCCATCAGCGTCACCATGCTGTCCTTCAACTTTCTGGGGGATGGCTTGCGGGACGCTCTTGACCCGCGGATGAGAAAGTAG
- a CDS encoding ABC transporter ATP-binding protein codes for MDTILSVENLQVVFHTYAGKVQAVNDVSFSLGKGEIIGIVGESGCGKSVTASSLMGLIPSPPGEIAGGKILFNNKDIAKLPETELQALRGNAISMIFQDPMTSLNPVLSIGLQLAESFMIHQHFGQKDALDKAVEMLRLVGIPAPETRIRQYPHQLSGGMRQRVMIAMALACNPKILIADEPTTALDVTIQAQIVELMKQLNEKLLTSIILISHDLGVVAGLCSRVLVMYAGKIVETASVQDLYAQPMHPYTYGLLRSVPRLDAGQTRLESIGGQPPDLLSPPPGCAYMPRCRYAMEICHQPPPLLPTGLERQSRCWLSHEMSLRKPESLFSAAKEGDPA; via the coding sequence ATGGATACAATACTATCGGTTGAAAACCTGCAGGTAGTTTTTCACACCTATGCCGGTAAAGTGCAGGCTGTCAATGACGTGAGCTTCAGCCTGGGAAAAGGGGAAATCATCGGCATTGTAGGCGAATCCGGCTGTGGCAAAAGTGTAACCGCCAGTTCTCTGATGGGGCTGATTCCCTCTCCTCCCGGTGAAATTGCCGGCGGCAAAATCCTGTTTAACAACAAAGATATCGCCAAGCTGCCTGAAACAGAGCTGCAAGCCCTGCGGGGCAATGCTATCAGCATGATCTTCCAAGACCCTATGACCTCGCTAAATCCGGTGTTGTCTATTGGACTGCAGCTGGCGGAAAGCTTCATGATCCACCAGCATTTCGGTCAGAAAGATGCCCTTGACAAAGCTGTGGAAATGCTGCGTTTGGTCGGAATCCCGGCGCCTGAGACCCGCATCCGTCAATACCCTCACCAATTGTCCGGCGGTATGCGCCAAAGAGTGATGATTGCTATGGCCTTGGCCTGTAACCCTAAAATTCTGATTGCCGATGAGCCCACTACGGCCCTGGATGTAACCATTCAGGCCCAGATCGTAGAACTCATGAAACAGCTTAACGAGAAGCTTCTGACCTCTATTATTCTGATCTCCCATGACCTGGGAGTAGTGGCCGGACTGTGCAGCCGTGTGCTGGTGATGTATGCCGGCAAAATCGTGGAAACTGCTTCAGTTCAGGATCTGTATGCCCAGCCGATGCATCCTTACACCTACGGCTTATTGCGCTCGGTCCCCCGCCTGGATGCAGGGCAGACCCGCCTGGAATCCATCGGCGGACAGCCGCCTGACTTGCTGTCTCCGCCTCCCGGCTGCGCCTATATGCCCCGCTGCCGCTACGCCATGGAAATTTGCCATCAGCCTCCTCCCCTGCTGCCGACGGGACTAGAACGGCAAAGCCGCTGCTGGCTGTCCCACGAAATGTCGCTCCGCAAGCCGGAATCCTTATTTTCTGCTGCAAAGGAAGGTGACCCGGCATGA
- a CDS encoding ABC transporter ATP-binding protein codes for MKALLTVNQVSKYFTAQTSFWGNAVSYVKAVENVSFEVFPGETLGLVGETGCGKSTVGRTIVGLYRPTQGQALLGGQDVHQAIAGPKSLEMRRKLQMIFQDPYASLNPRMTVGDIIGEPLDIHNLASGSERSDRIFHLLKQVGLNPEHANRFPHEFSGGQRQRIGIARALAVNPQFIVCDEPISALDVSIQAQVVNLLQQLQAELGLTYLFIAHDLSMVKHISKRVAVMYLGSLVELAPCEELYSNPQHPYTQALLSAIPIPDPQIELKRQRIILEGDVPSPLNPPSGCRFRTRCHYAMKQCAESSPALSSSDQKHYVACFRINPH; via the coding sequence ATGAAAGCATTACTGACGGTCAATCAGGTCAGCAAATATTTCACCGCTCAGACCTCTTTTTGGGGCAATGCCGTCTCCTATGTCAAAGCAGTGGAAAATGTAAGTTTTGAAGTGTTTCCCGGGGAAACACTGGGATTGGTGGGAGAAACCGGCTGCGGTAAATCCACCGTTGGCCGCACCATCGTCGGCCTGTACCGCCCCACCCAGGGGCAGGCATTATTGGGCGGTCAGGATGTTCATCAGGCCATTGCCGGGCCGAAGTCTCTGGAGATGCGCCGCAAACTCCAGATGATTTTCCAGGACCCTTACGCTTCCCTGAATCCCCGGATGACGGTAGGCGACATTATCGGCGAACCCTTGGACATTCATAACCTAGCCAGCGGCAGTGAGCGCAGTGACCGGATTTTTCACCTGCTGAAACAGGTAGGTCTCAACCCGGAGCACGCCAATCGCTTTCCCCACGAGTTCAGCGGCGGACAGAGGCAAAGAATTGGCATCGCCCGCGCGCTGGCTGTCAATCCTCAATTCATCGTCTGCGATGAACCGATTTCCGCTCTTGACGTATCGATCCAGGCCCAGGTGGTCAACCTGCTGCAACAATTGCAGGCGGAACTGGGACTGACCTACCTGTTTATCGCCCATGACCTGTCCATGGTCAAGCACATCAGCAAACGGGTGGCAGTCATGTATCTTGGTTCCCTGGTGGAATTGGCCCCCTGCGAGGAACTATACAGCAATCCGCAGCATCCCTACACCCAGGCCCTGCTTTCGGCTATCCCTATCCCCGACCCGCAAATCGAGCTGAAACGTCAGCGAATTATCCTGGAAGGCGATGTACCCAGCCCCCTGAACCCGCCCAGCGGCTGCCGCTTCCGCACCCGCTGTCATTATGCTATGAAGCAGTGCGCCGAGAGCTCCCCGGCATTATCATCTTCAGATCAAAAACATTATGTTGCGTGTTTTAGGATCAATCCACATTAA
- a CDS encoding LysR family transcriptional regulator: protein MELRQLEYFQMVAKTNSITRAAEQLHVSQSTVTLAIQRLEDELNSPLLDRSQKQLSLTSEGKVFIQKVSDAFNLLQDGIAEVNNYRQLKKGTLKVGVPPMIGSYLFPEILAGFKKHYPNLDLAIFEESSFYIRQLLEKGELDIGIVNLFQPSQLLETLSIANEQIVVCLPLTHQLAKLSTIAIEKLKEEPFILFKAGAYNRQIILEECRKHGFDPHIILATDQIETMKGSVIKGVGICFLMEEIARRGTEYVSISLANPLYLEFGLAWKKDRYLSMAVQAFINFIRESSFAHQNPS, encoded by the coding sequence ATGGAATTACGACAGCTTGAATACTTTCAGATGGTTGCCAAAACAAATAGTATTACAAGAGCAGCTGAGCAATTGCATGTTTCGCAGTCGACAGTGACTTTGGCCATCCAGAGATTGGAGGACGAATTGAATTCTCCCCTCCTGGATCGCAGCCAGAAACAACTTTCTTTAACATCGGAAGGTAAAGTCTTTATACAAAAAGTGTCTGATGCTTTTAATTTGTTACAGGACGGCATTGCCGAAGTTAATAATTACCGTCAATTAAAAAAAGGCACCCTCAAAGTAGGTGTGCCTCCCATGATCGGGTCCTATTTATTTCCGGAAATTTTAGCCGGTTTTAAAAAGCATTATCCCAACCTGGATCTTGCCATTTTTGAAGAAAGCTCCTTTTATATTCGTCAATTATTAGAAAAGGGTGAGCTGGACATCGGGATCGTGAATTTGTTTCAGCCATCCCAGCTCCTTGAAACCTTAAGCATAGCAAACGAGCAGATCGTTGTTTGCCTGCCTTTAACGCATCAATTGGCGAAGTTGAGCACCATTGCCATCGAGAAACTTAAAGAGGAACCGTTTATTCTCTTTAAAGCGGGAGCCTATAATCGTCAAATCATTCTGGAGGAATGCAGAAAGCATGGGTTTGATCCTCATATCATTTTAGCGACAGACCAGATTGAGACGATGAAAGGCTCGGTAATAAAAGGGGTTGGCATTTGTTTCTTAATGGAAGAAATCGCCCGTAGGGGGACAGAATATGTATCCATCTCCCTTGCCAATCCATTGTACCTTGAATTTGGCCTGGCATGGAAGAAGGATAGGTATCTGTCAATGGCTGTTCAGGCTTTTATTAATTTCATTAGAGAATCGAGTTTCGCGCATCAGAATCCATCCTGA
- the ttdA gene encoding L(+)-tartrate dehydratase subunit alpha gives MTHEQKIQAMTNIMTRFTGYTGKYLPDDIIAKLRKLREQEDTYLAKVVYDSMFENQELAAKLDRPCCQDTGVIQYYVKAGSEFPLLANIQDILHNAVLGATQTAPLRHNAVEIFKEKNTGNNTGERVPIIDWEIVPASKSTEIEVYMAGGGCSLLGQGRTLMPSAGYEGIVEYVFDVMTSMGLNACPPLLVGIGIAGSIEVAARLSKKALFRPIGTRHHDPRGAEMERLLENGLNEVGIGPQGLSGKNSVTGVHIESAARHPSTISVAISVGCWAHRRGTIRINEDMTYEIISHKEVTL, from the coding sequence ATGACACACGAACAAAAAATACAGGCCATGACAAACATCATGACCAGGTTTACCGGCTATACAGGTAAATATCTTCCCGATGATATCATAGCCAAGTTGCGTAAACTCAGAGAACAGGAAGATACTTATCTGGCAAAGGTAGTATATGACTCCATGTTTGAAAACCAGGAACTGGCCGCTAAGCTCGATCGTCCCTGCTGTCAGGATACAGGCGTTATTCAATATTATGTGAAAGCCGGATCTGAATTCCCGTTACTGGCAAATATTCAAGACATACTTCACAACGCTGTTCTGGGAGCGACGCAAACCGCTCCGCTTCGCCATAATGCGGTGGAGATTTTTAAGGAGAAGAATACCGGAAATAATACGGGCGAGCGGGTTCCCATTATTGATTGGGAGATTGTTCCCGCCTCAAAGAGCACAGAAATTGAAGTATATATGGCTGGCGGCGGCTGCAGCCTGCTCGGACAGGGAAGAACGCTGATGCCTTCCGCCGGCTATGAAGGTATTGTAGAGTATGTCTTTGATGTAATGACATCCATGGGACTGAACGCCTGTCCGCCGCTCCTGGTTGGCATAGGCATCGCCGGCTCCATTGAAGTAGCCGCCCGCCTTTCGAAAAAGGCTCTGTTCCGCCCTATTGGCACCCGTCATCACGACCCGCGCGGCGCTGAAATGGAACGATTGCTTGAAAACGGACTGAATGAAGTGGGTATTGGACCACAGGGCCTCTCCGGCAAGAATTCCGTAACAGGTGTTCACATTGAATCCGCTGCCAGACACCCGTCCACCATCAGTGTTGCTATCAGTGTTGGATGCTGGGCCCACAGAAGAGGTACGATTCGCATCAATGAGGATATGACCTATGAAATTATTTCTCACAAGGAGGTAACGCTGTGA
- the ttdB gene encoding L(+)-tartrate dehydratase subunit beta: MKKVLTTPIKNEDLENITAGDVVYLDGYLITCRDVAHRRLIEYGRKLPVDLKGLAIFHAGPIVAKDENSKWQMVSIGPTTSMRMEKFEKEFIAETGVKLIIGKGGMGPKTEEGCKTYKALHAVFPGGCAVLAATEVEEIEKVEWEDLGMPEALWVSRVKNFGPLIVSIDTKGNNLFEKNKVTFNERKETTVKDICEKVKFIK; encoded by the coding sequence GTGAAAAAAGTATTAACCACTCCAATTAAAAATGAAGATCTCGAAAATATCACGGCCGGGGATGTCGTCTACCTTGACGGCTATTTAATTACCTGCCGGGATGTAGCCCATAGACGTTTGATTGAATATGGCAGAAAACTTCCGGTGGACTTAAAGGGCCTGGCCATTTTTCACGCGGGGCCTATCGTTGCCAAAGATGAAAATAGTAAATGGCAAATGGTTTCCATTGGACCCACTACCAGTATGCGTATGGAAAAATTCGAAAAGGAATTTATCGCCGAAACCGGTGTTAAGCTGATCATCGGCAAAGGCGGCATGGGTCCCAAAACAGAGGAAGGATGCAAGACTTATAAGGCTTTGCATGCTGTATTTCCAGGCGGGTGCGCTGTCCTTGCCGCTACCGAAGTAGAAGAAATTGAGAAAGTTGAATGGGAAGATCTGGGCATGCCGGAAGCACTTTGGGTATCCCGGGTTAAAAATTTTGGCCCGTTGATTGTATCCATTGACACCAAGGGCAATAATCTGTTTGAGAAAAACAAAGTGACATTTAACGAGAGAAAGGAAACTACTGTAAAAGATATCTGTGAGAAAGTAAAGTTCATTAAATAA
- a CDS encoding pyruvate carboxylase subunit B, which yields MSKTPVKIVETVLRDGHQSLAATRMRTADMLPMLEQLDEVGYFSLEAWGGATFDSCLRFLNEDPWERLRTIKKHLKKTPIQMLLRGQNVLGYNHYADDVVTEFVKRSVANGVGVIRLFDALNDVRNLETAMKAAKEAGAHVQGSFVYTISPFHNTESFVKMAKDLVERGADSICIKDMAGLLAPYTAYDLVTALKKEIKVPIDLHTHYTSGMASMTYLKAIEAGVDIVDCSLSPFAMGSSQPPTEAIVATLKGQERDTGLDLNKLYAVADHFRTVKKQVAEHFKLNTAIDIDTKVLSFQIPGGMLSNLLNQLKEQGMADKFPELIEEMPKVRAELGYPPLVTPTSQIVGSMAAFNVMLGRYKVVPREIKDLARGKYGRTPAPIDPAIKDLIIAGEKIIDYRPADDIPPQMDSLRQKLAEEGYPKASTEDVLSYAVFPDVALKFFEASRQKS from the coding sequence ATGTCCAAAACTCCAGTAAAAATTGTAGAAACCGTTCTGCGCGACGGTCATCAATCCCTGGCGGCCACCCGTATGCGCACCGCGGATATGCTTCCAATGCTGGAACAACTCGACGAGGTTGGCTATTTCTCGTTAGAAGCCTGGGGCGGAGCAACCTTTGACAGTTGTTTGCGCTTTTTGAATGAAGATCCTTGGGAACGGCTTCGCACCATTAAAAAACATCTGAAAAAAACTCCGATCCAAATGCTGTTGCGCGGACAGAATGTATTGGGTTACAACCACTATGCCGACGATGTAGTCACGGAGTTCGTAAAGCGGTCTGTGGCTAACGGCGTAGGAGTTATCCGCCTGTTCGACGCCCTCAATGACGTGCGCAATCTGGAAACTGCCATGAAAGCAGCCAAAGAGGCTGGCGCTCACGTCCAGGGTTCCTTCGTTTACACCATCAGCCCCTTCCACAATACCGAAAGCTTCGTGAAAATGGCCAAAGATCTGGTTGAAAGAGGCGCCGATTCTATCTGTATCAAAGATATGGCCGGCCTGCTGGCGCCCTATACCGCGTATGACCTGGTAACAGCCCTGAAAAAAGAGATTAAAGTGCCCATTGACCTACATACCCACTATACCAGCGGCATGGCTTCCATGACCTACCTGAAAGCGATCGAAGCCGGGGTAGATATCGTAGACTGCTCCCTCTCTCCCTTTGCCATGGGCTCTTCACAGCCACCCACCGAAGCCATCGTTGCTACCCTGAAAGGACAGGAACGGGATACCGGCCTCGACCTGAACAAACTTTACGCCGTTGCCGACCATTTCCGTACTGTAAAAAAACAGGTCGCTGAACACTTTAAACTCAATACCGCCATCGATATCGACACCAAGGTGCTTTCCTTCCAAATCCCCGGCGGCATGTTATCTAATCTCCTCAATCAGCTAAAAGAACAGGGCATGGCTGATAAATTCCCGGAACTCATCGAAGAAATGCCGAAAGTACGGGCGGAGCTTGGTTACCCGCCGCTGGTGACCCCCACCAGCCAGATCGTCGGTTCCATGGCTGCCTTCAATGTGATGCTGGGCCGCTATAAAGTTGTGCCCCGGGAGATCAAAGACTTAGCCCGCGGTAAATACGGCCGTACCCCGGCCCCGATTGATCCCGCCATTAAAGATCTGATTATCGCCGGCGAAAAAATTATTGATTATCGTCCGGCTGATGACATTCCGCCGCAAATGGACTCCCTGCGCCAAAAACTGGCGGAAGAAGGCTATCCGAAGGCCTCCACGGAAGATGTATTGTCCTATGCTGTGTTCCCTGATGTGGCGCTGAAGTTTTTTGAAGCCAGCCGTCAAAAAAGCTAG